A stretch of Castanea sativa cultivar Marrone di Chiusa Pesio chromosome 2, ASM4071231v1 DNA encodes these proteins:
- the LOC142625953 gene encoding RNA cytidine acetyltransferase 1, with translation MRKKVDERIRTLIENGVKTRHRSIFVIIGDKSRDQIVNLHYMLSKAVVRSRPSVLWCYKDKLELSSHKKKCAKQVKKPMQRGPLDPEKVDPFSLFVENGGLTYCLYKNSERILGNTFGMCRLQDFEALTPNLLARTIETEEGGGLIVLILRSLSSLTNLYSMVMDVHDRFRTESHSEAAGRFNERFLLSLASCKACVVMDDELNILPISSHIRSITPVPVKEDSEGLSEAEKDLKNLKEQLIDDFPVGPLIRKCCTLDQGKAVVTFLDAVLDKTLRSTVALLAARGRGKSAALGLAIAGAIAAGYSNIFVTAPSPENLKTLFEFVCKGFDALEYKEHLDFDVVKSNNPEFKKATVRINIYKQHRQTIQYIQPHEHEKLSQVELLVIDEAAAIPLPAVKALLGPYLVFLSSTVNGYEGTGRSLSLKLLQQLEEQSRESAKTVEGSLSGRLFKKIELSESIRYASGDPIESWLHALLCLDVTSSIPNISRIPPPSECDLYYVNRDTLFSYHKESELFLQRMMALYVASHYKNSPNDLQLMADAPAHHLFVLLGPVDETKNQLPDILCVIQVCLEGQISRKSAIKSLSDGYQPSGDQIPWKFCEQFQDTVFPGLSGARIVRIATHPGVMRSGYGSQAVELLARYFEGQLTPISEVDVENDTETPHVRVTEAAEKASLLEENLKPRTNLPPLLVHVRERKPEKLHFIGVSFGLTLDLFRFWRKHRFAPFYIGQTPSTVTGEHTCMVIKPLNNDDIEDSGSDKWGFFGPFYQDFRRRFTRLLHLSFREMEYKLAMSILDPKINFMELEPTLSRSNGFLSSFKELLSPHDMKRLEAYTNNLAGFHLIFDLVPILAHLYFEEKLPVTMSYAQASVLLCIGLQGHSFSYLEGQMKLEREQIMSLFIKVMKKFYKYLYGISSKEIESTLPRLKEIVMEPHSISVDEDLENAAKQVEDEMKSKMEGSLNPELLQQYAIVDRDADFENALQNGGKVPSGGLVSVKSGRNKIEKHGNHKESHKSGKKRSKDDHGSKSNKKKKS, from the exons TGGCGTCAAAACCCGCCATCGCTCTATCTTCGTCATCATCGGCGACAAGTCCCGCGACCag ATTGTTAATCTCCATTACATGCTAAGCAAGGCAGTGGTTAGATCAAGACCATCTGTTTTGTGGTGCTACAAGGACAAACTTGAACTCAGCAG CCACAAGAAAAAGTGTGCAAAGCAGGTTAAAAAGCCAATGCAGAGGGGGCCGCTTGATCCTGAAAAGGTGGATCCATTTtcactttttgttgaaaatgggGGATTAACTTATTGCTTGTACAAGAATTCAGAAAGAATTCTTGGTAATACATTTGGGATGTGTAGACT TCAGGATTTTGAGGCTTTGACACCAAATCTGCTTGCAAGAACAATTGAGACGGAAGAGGGTGGTGGGTTAATTGTATTGATACTTCGTTCTCTATCCTCACTAACCAATCTGTACTCCATGGTCATG GATGTTCACGATAGATTTCGAACTGAATCCCATTCTGAGGCTGCTGGACGCTTTAATGAGCGTTTCTTGTTATCACTTGCATCATGTAAAGCATGTGTGGTCATGGACGATGAACTGAATATTTTACCAATTTCGTCTCATATAAGGTCAATTACACCAGTTCCTGTTAAAGAG GACTCCGAAGGGCTTTCAGAGGCAGAAAAAGACCTGAAAAATCTCAAAGAACAACTAATTGATGATTTTCCCGTTGGTCCTTTGATAAGGAAGTGTTGTACGTTGGACCAG GGAAAAGCTGTGGTTACCTTTCTAGATGCAGTTTTGGACAAGACACTTCGTAGTACAGTTGCCTTGCTAGCTGCTCGTGGCCGTGGGAAATCTGCTGCACTTGGTTTAGCAATTGCTGGAGCTATTGCTGCAGG GTATTCTAATATCTTTGTAACTGCACCCAGTCCTGAAAACTTGAAAACCTTGTTTGAATTTGTTTGCAAGGGTTTTGATGCTCTTGAATATAAG GAACATTTAGATTTTGATGTGGTGAAAAGTAATAATCCTGAATTCAAGAAAGCAACTGTGCGGATCAATATTTACAAGCAGCACAGACAAACAATTCAG TATATACAGCCACATGAGCATGAGAAGCTTTCTCAAGTTGAACTGCTAGTTATTGATGAAGCAGCAGCTATTCCATTGCCAGCTGTTAAGGCATTGCTTGGTCCTTATTTGGTCTTCCTTTCATCCACAGTAAATGG CTATGAAGGTACTGGTCGGTCTTTGTCACTTAAACTTCTGCAACAATTGGAAGAGCAAAGCAGGGAATCTGCTAAGACTGTGGAGGGCTCTCTTTCTG GTCGCCTTTTCAAAAAGATAGAATTGAGTGAATCTATCAGATATGCTTCTGGGGACCCAATTGAATCGTGGCTTCATGCTTTACTTTGCTTGGATGTTACAAGTTCCATCCCTAATATTAGCAG GATACCCCCACCCAGTGAGTGTGATCTCTACTACGTTAATCGTGATACACTTTTTTCCTATCACAAAGAGAGTGAGTTGTTTTTGCAG CGTATGATGGCCCTTTATGTTGCTTCTCACTACAAAAACTCTCCAAACGATTTACAATTAATGGCGGATGCTCCAGCCCACCACTTGTTTGTGTTACTTG GTCCTGTTGATGAGACAAAGAATCAACTTCCTGATATTTTGTGCGTGATCCAG GTCTGTCTTGAGGGACAAATTTCTCGTAAATCTGCGATTAAAAGTCTTAGTGATGGTTATCAACCTTCTGGAGACCAAATACCATGGAAATTCTGTGAGCAATTCCAGGATACCGTTTTCCCTGGTCTATCAGGAGCTCGCATTGTACGCATTGCTACCCATCCAGGTGTCATGAGG TCTGGATATGGTTCTCAAGCTGTGGAACTTTTAGCAAG GTACTTTGAAGGGCAGCTTACTCCTATTTCTGAAGTGGATGTTGAAAATGATACTGAGACTCCACATGTCAGAGTTACTGAAGCTGCAGAGAAG GCTTCATTGctagaagaaaatttaaaaccTAGAACTAATCTTCCCCCTTTGCTAGTTCATGTTCGTGAAAGGAAACCTGAAAAGCTACATTTCATTGGTGTATCCTTTGGGCTTACCCTGGACCTTTTCCGCTTTTGGAGGAAACATAGATTTGCTCCATTCTACATTGGCCAGACTCCA AGTACTGTGACTGGTGAGCATACATGTATGGTTATTAAACCTTTGAACAATGATGATATCGAAGATAGTGGATCGGATAAATGGGGCTTTTTTGGTCCATTTTACCAAG ATTTCAGGCGAAGATTTACTAGATTATTGCATCTTAGTTTTCGTGAAATGGAGTATAAGCTTGCCATGAG CATCCTGGATCCAAAGATCAATTTCATGGAGTTGGAACCTACACTTTCCAGATCAAATGGATTTTTGAGTTCGTTTAAAGAATTGTTGTCACCACATGATATGAAGCGACTGGAAGCTTATACCAACAATCTTGCTGGATTTCATTTG ATTTTTGATCTTGTTCCAATTCTTGCACATCTATATTTCGAAGAGAAACTTCCAGTTACAATGTCATATGCACAGGCCTCTGTTTTGCTCTGCATTGGCTTGCAAGGCCATAGCTTTTCTTATCTTGAG GGACAGATGAAGCTAGAAAGAGAACAGATAATGTCACTGTTTATAAAAGTTATGAAAAAGTTCTACAAATATTTGTACGGTATTTCTTCCAAAGAGATTGAGTCAACCCTGCCTCGACTAAAAGAA ATTGTGATGGAACCTCACAGTATCTCTGTGGACGAGGATCTCGAGAATGCAGCAAAGCAAGTTGAg GATGAGATGAAATCCAAGATGGAGGGTTCATTGAATCCTGAGTTACTGCAACAGTATGCCATTGTGGACAGAGATGCTGATTTTGAGAATGCTTTGCAAAATGGAGGTAAAGTACCGTCGGGTGGTCTTGTTAGTGTGAAATCCGGtagaaataaaattgagaaGCATGGAAATCACAAAGAAAGTCATAAGAGTGGGAAAAAGAGAAGTAAAGATGATCATGGttccaaatcaaacaaaaagaagaaatcatAA